One window of the Clostridia bacterium genome contains the following:
- the tpx gene encoding thiol peroxidase, producing MFGGPQALVGPELKPGDKAPDFTVVDMNFKPVRLADFKGKVAVLASVPSLDTSVCNREANRFGEEALKLSDDIQIVTVSMDLPFALKRWCQANNSERLIAASDHRDASFGEGYGVLLRDYRLLSRAVFVVDRAGTLRYVEYVPVAGQEPNYEAVLNAAREAAKA from the coding sequence ATCTTCGGTGGCCCGCAGGCGCTCGTCGGGCCGGAGTTGAAGCCCGGGGACAAGGCGCCGGACTTCACGGTCGTCGACATGAACTTCAAGCCGGTGCGTCTCGCGGACTTCAAGGGCAAGGTGGCCGTGCTGGCGTCCGTTCCTTCGCTCGACACCTCCGTCTGCAACCGCGAGGCGAACCGCTTCGGCGAAGAAGCCCTCAAGCTCTCGGACGACATTCAAATCGTCACGGTCAGCATGGACCTGCCGTTCGCGCTGAAGCGCTGGTGCCAGGCGAACAACTCGGAGCGGCTGATCGCCGCCTCGGACCACCGCGACGCCTCCTTCGGCGAGGGATACGGCGTGCTCCTGCGCGACTATCGGCTCCTCTCGCGCGCCGTCTTCGTCGTCGATCGCGCCGGCACCCTGCGGTACGTCGAATACGTGCCCGTGGCCGGCCAGGAGCCGAACTACGAGGCCGTCCTGAACGCGGCCAGGGAGGCCGCGAAGGCGTAA
- a CDS encoding TMEM165/GDT1 family protein translates to MEWRVFLVSFGLVLLSELGDKSQLLTMTLVAESRANAPVFLGAGLALLLATFLGVLFGDVLSAIVPPRLLRVLAGGAFLCMGGALLLGKI, encoded by the coding sequence GTGGAGTGGCGCGTGTTCCTCGTGTCCTTCGGTCTCGTGCTCCTCTCCGAGCTCGGCGACAAGTCCCAACTGCTCACGATGACGCTCGTGGCGGAGAGTCGCGCGAACGCTCCCGTCTTTCTCGGCGCCGGCTTGGCGCTGTTGTTGGCGACCTTCTTGGGCGTGCTGTTCGGCGACGTGTTGAGCGCCATCGTCCCGCCGCGGCTGCTCCGCGTCCTGGCGGGCGGCGCCTTCCTGTGCATGGGCGGCGCGCTGCTACTTGGGAAAATCTGA
- a CDS encoding ABC transporter ATP-binding protein — protein MVRFEHVTKAYPNGRFAVRDLDLEIEKGEFVCLIGPSGCGKTTTLKMVNRLIEPTSGSIYVDGQDVRTLDRVELRRSIGYVIQQIGLFPHMTIAANVELVPRLLGWSKERREARVRELLTLVGMDPDEYADRYPHQLSGGQQQRIGVLRALAAEPPLILMDEPFGALDPITRETLQDELKSLQSKLHKTIIFVTHDMDEALKLADRVVIMRDGVVVQAAPPEDLLRNPADEFVEAFVGKRRVKPAVERVEDVMLRKPVVMEAHRGVAEAVERMKRRRVDTVLVVEGDRFAGVLHIDDVPERVQRMTVGELCRKDVPVIAPDALAQEAFTLMRASGLRLLPVVDESGVLHGLVTRTSMVDALASAVWGEGA, from the coding sequence GTGGTCCGTTTTGAACACGTCACGAAGGCCTACCCCAACGGGCGCTTCGCAGTGCGGGACCTGGACCTGGAAATCGAAAAGGGCGAGTTCGTGTGCCTGATCGGTCCCAGTGGCTGCGGCAAGACGACGACCCTCAAGATGGTGAACCGGTTGATCGAGCCCACAAGCGGCTCCATCTACGTGGACGGGCAGGACGTTCGCACCCTGGACCGGGTCGAGCTCCGCCGGTCCATCGGCTACGTGATCCAGCAAATCGGGCTCTTCCCGCACATGACCATCGCGGCGAACGTGGAACTCGTGCCTCGCCTCCTCGGTTGGTCGAAGGAGCGCAGGGAGGCACGCGTGCGGGAGCTGTTGACGCTGGTCGGGATGGATCCGGACGAGTACGCCGATCGCTATCCGCACCAGCTGTCGGGGGGGCAGCAGCAGCGGATCGGCGTGCTCCGCGCGCTCGCCGCGGAGCCTCCCCTGATCCTCATGGATGAGCCGTTCGGCGCACTCGACCCGATCACCCGGGAAACCCTGCAGGACGAATTGAAGTCGTTGCAGTCGAAGCTGCACAAGACGATCATCTTCGTCACGCATGACATGGACGAGGCGCTCAAGCTCGCGGATCGCGTCGTGATCATGCGCGACGGCGTCGTCGTGCAGGCGGCGCCCCCAGAAGACCTCCTTCGCAATCCGGCCGACGAGTTCGTAGAAGCGTTTGTCGGCAAGCGGCGCGTCAAGCCCGCCGTGGAGCGGGTGGAAGACGTCATGCTGCGCAAGCCCGTCGTCATGGAGGCCCATCGCGGCGTCGCCGAGGCCGTCGAACGGATGAAGCGCCGCCGCGTCGACACCGTCCTGGTCGTCGAGGGCGACCGGTTCGCCGGCGTTCTGCACATCGATGATGTGCCGGAGCGAGTCCAGCGGATGACGGTCGGCGAGCTCTGTCGCAAGGACGTGCCCGTGATCGCTCCTGACGCGCTCGCGCAGGAGGCGTTCACGCTGATGCGGGCGTCCGGTCTGCGGCTCCTGCCGGTGGTTGATGAAAGCGGCGTCCTTCACGGCCTTGTCACGCGCACATCGATGGTCGACGCGCTGGCCTCGGCCGTGTGGGGTGAGGGCGCATGA
- a CDS encoding ABC transporter permease gives MNDLWTATGQHVMLSFGAVALGTLVAVPVGIYLSRRRRFAEKVLAVIGIVQTIPSLAFLGFALPVLGIGFLPAFVVLLVYSLLPIVRNTYTAISGVDPVLVEAARAMGMTRNQVLWQVEMPLARQVILAGVRVSAVYLISWATLAAFIGAGGLGDLIISGIATYDLHLVLLGAVPAALLAIAANFGFGWLERALTPRGLRTSLV, from the coding sequence ATGAACGATCTGTGGACGGCGACGGGCCAGCATGTAATGCTGTCGTTCGGCGCGGTCGCGCTGGGAACCCTTGTGGCCGTCCCCGTCGGCATCTACCTCTCACGACGGCGCCGGTTTGCCGAGAAGGTGCTGGCGGTCATCGGCATCGTGCAGACGATCCCCAGCCTGGCCTTTCTCGGCTTCGCGTTGCCGGTGCTCGGCATCGGGTTCCTGCCAGCGTTCGTCGTGCTGCTCGTCTATTCGCTGCTGCCGATCGTCCGCAACACCTACACCGCAATCTCCGGCGTGGATCCCGTGCTGGTGGAGGCCGCACGGGCGATGGGTATGACCCGCAACCAGGTGCTGTGGCAGGTGGAGATGCCCCTGGCGCGGCAGGTCATTCTGGCCGGTGTGAGGGTTTCCGCCGTCTACCTGATCTCCTGGGCCACGCTCGCAGCCTTCATCGGCGCTGGCGGCCTGGGCGATCTCATCATCAGCGGCATCGCCACGTACGACTTGCACCTCGTCCTCCTGGGCGCGGTTCCTGCGGCCCTCCTGGCCATCGCCGCGAACTTCGGCTTCGGTTGGTTGGAACGCGCGCTCACGCCTCGCGGCCTGCGCACGTCCCTTGTGTGA
- a CDS encoding ABC transporter permease codes for MFDYLVANAPEILRLTEQHFLLSAAGVGLATLIAVPLGVLLADRPRISEQVLAIVDVIQTIPSLALLALLMMVLGIGDATLIAGLVLYSLLPIARNTVAGIRAGDATLIEAARGMGMTEWQVLTSVRMPLALPVILAGIRVALVTAIGITTIGVLFGAGGLGAVIYRGIQLTGSAGNAMVIAGAIPAAGLAALSDAVLAAVERLLTPHVRTVTA; via the coding sequence ATGTTCGACTACCTTGTCGCAAATGCTCCAGAGATCCTGCGGCTTACGGAGCAGCACTTCCTGCTGTCGGCGGCGGGGGTGGGGTTGGCCACGCTGATCGCGGTGCCGCTCGGCGTTCTGCTGGCTGACCGTCCCCGAATCAGCGAGCAGGTGCTGGCGATCGTCGATGTCATTCAAACGATTCCAAGCCTGGCGTTGCTCGCGCTTTTGATGATGGTGCTGGGCATCGGCGATGCAACGCTCATCGCCGGGCTGGTGCTGTATTCGCTTCTGCCCATCGCTCGCAATACGGTCGCGGGCATCCGAGCCGGTGACGCCACGCTCATCGAGGCGGCACGGGGCATGGGCATGACGGAGTGGCAGGTCCTCACGTCTGTACGGATGCCGCTCGCCCTGCCGGTCATTCTCGCAGGCATTCGCGTGGCGCTTGTGACAGCGATCGGCATCACGACGATCGGAGTGCTGTTTGGCGCGGGCGGGCTGGGCGCCGTCATCTACCGGGGCATCCAGCTCACCGGATCCGCGGGCAATGCCATGGTGATCGCCGGGGCTATTCCCGCCGCGGGGCTGGCCGCCCTCAGTGACGCGGTGCTCGCGGCCGTGGAGCGCCTGCTGACCCCGCACGTGCGGACCGTCACGGCATGA